A single window of Jiangella alkaliphila DNA harbors:
- a CDS encoding SIS domain-containing protein: MVFFDGSLDDSDALSVVDPVLRDIAGWGAQVRLADGATADALASLSAGDRPRAIVAGGADGRLFRAVLEPVCPVPFVAWPHQGLPGWAGPLDLVVVVCRSGHGDDEISAVAEARRRGCQLLVAAPEDSPMAAAAAGRGTTFLPAGSADPTALAVPVLHALHIMGLGPQVDAEPVAAALDEVAERCGPSVPADVNPAKELALGIADDVPVVWGGSVLAARAARRVAEALRSASGRPAVAGEADLLVPILEGSPEPDLFADPFEDGGSAAPRPALIILDDGADSPSALAGRARLDAAAESSSVRVQEVRATDGPDIGRFAALLATGRFAAAYLALGLGRPA; this comes from the coding sequence GTGGTGTTCTTCGACGGTTCGCTCGACGACTCCGACGCGCTGAGCGTCGTCGACCCGGTCCTGCGCGACATCGCTGGCTGGGGCGCCCAGGTCCGCCTCGCCGACGGCGCCACCGCCGACGCGCTGGCCTCGCTGTCCGCCGGCGACCGGCCGCGCGCGATCGTGGCCGGCGGCGCCGACGGCCGGCTGTTCCGCGCCGTGCTGGAGCCGGTCTGCCCGGTGCCGTTCGTCGCCTGGCCGCACCAGGGGCTGCCCGGCTGGGCCGGCCCGCTCGACCTCGTCGTCGTGGTCTGCCGCTCCGGCCACGGCGACGACGAGATCTCCGCCGTCGCCGAGGCCCGCCGCCGCGGCTGCCAGCTGCTCGTCGCCGCGCCCGAGGACTCGCCGATGGCCGCGGCCGCCGCCGGCCGCGGCACGACGTTCCTGCCGGCCGGCAGCGCCGACCCGACCGCGCTGGCAGTCCCCGTCCTGCACGCGCTGCACATCATGGGCCTCGGCCCGCAGGTCGACGCCGAACCGGTCGCCGCCGCCCTCGACGAGGTCGCCGAGCGGTGCGGCCCGAGCGTCCCCGCCGACGTCAACCCGGCCAAGGAACTCGCCCTCGGCATCGCCGACGACGTCCCCGTCGTGTGGGGCGGCTCGGTGCTGGCCGCCCGCGCCGCCCGCCGGGTCGCCGAGGCACTGCGCTCGGCCAGCGGCCGCCCGGCCGTCGCCGGCGAGGCCGACCTGCTCGTGCCGATCCTCGAGGGCAGCCCCGAGCCCGACCTGTTCGCCGACCCGTTCGAGGACGGCGGCTCCGCGGCACCCCGCCCGGCCCTGATCATCCTCGACGACGGCGCCGACAGCCCGTCCGCACTGGCCGGCCGCGCCCGCCTCGACGCCGCGGCCGAGAGCTCGTCGGTGCGGGTCCAGGAGGTGCGGGCCACCGACGGCCCCGACATCGGCCGGTTCGCGGCGCTGCTGGCCACCGGCCGGTTCGCGGCCGCCTACCTCGCGCTCGGCCTCGGCCGTCCGGCCTGA
- a CDS encoding Trm112 family protein codes for MRLDPTLLQVIACPVCHSALEPDDAAGELLCTGCPRAYPVRDDIPVLLADHARSRS; via the coding sequence GTGAGGCTCGATCCGACGCTGTTGCAGGTCATCGCCTGCCCGGTCTGTCACAGCGCGCTGGAGCCCGACGACGCCGCCGGTGAGCTGCTGTGCACCGGCTGCCCGCGGGCGTACCCGGTGCGCGACGACATCCCGGTGCTGCTCGCCGACCACGCCCGCAGCCGGTCGTAG
- a CDS encoding phosphomannomutase/phosphoglucomutase: MRDLVPILKAYDIRGVVPDELDDETARAIGWAAAHVLAGGSGALVIGHDMRPSSPQLSAAFADGVTAAGVDVVMAGLTSTDQLYYASGALGLPGAMFTASHNPARYNGIKLCRAGAAPVGYDTGLAEIKALIDDGVDSPVAARGRVEHRDTLRDYAAHLHGLVPLDGDRPLTVVVDAGNGMAGHTVPAVLDLPGLKVVPMYFELDGTFPNHEANPIDPANLVDLQAAVREHGADLGLAFDGDADRCFVVDERGEPVSPSALTALIAVRELQRVPGSRVVHNLITSKAVPEIIAEHGGTPVRTRVGHSLIKQTMAESGAVFGGEHSGHFYFRDFWRADSGMLAALHTLAALGSDDAGRPLSQLLAPYERYVASGEINSTVDDAEAVAARVEEAFGKAPDVVTDRLDGLTVEFTGTPMWWFNLRPSNTEPLLRLNVEGADRAVMERVRDDVLRVVRGPGEGAA, translated from the coding sequence GTGCGTGATCTGGTCCCGATCCTCAAGGCCTACGACATCCGTGGCGTGGTGCCCGACGAGCTCGACGACGAGACCGCCCGGGCCATCGGGTGGGCGGCGGCGCACGTGCTGGCCGGCGGCAGCGGCGCGCTGGTCATCGGGCACGACATGCGGCCCTCGTCGCCCCAGCTGTCCGCCGCGTTCGCCGACGGGGTCACCGCGGCCGGCGTCGACGTCGTCATGGCCGGGCTGACCAGCACCGACCAGCTCTACTACGCCAGCGGCGCCCTGGGCCTGCCCGGTGCGATGTTCACCGCCAGCCACAACCCGGCCCGGTACAACGGCATCAAGCTGTGCCGCGCCGGTGCCGCGCCGGTCGGCTACGACACCGGGCTGGCCGAGATCAAGGCCCTCATCGACGACGGCGTCGACTCACCCGTCGCGGCGCGCGGCCGGGTCGAACACCGCGACACGCTGCGCGACTACGCCGCCCACCTGCACGGCCTGGTCCCGCTCGACGGCGACCGCCCACTCACCGTCGTCGTCGACGCCGGCAACGGCATGGCCGGGCACACCGTCCCCGCCGTGCTCGACCTTCCCGGGCTCAAGGTCGTGCCGATGTACTTCGAGCTCGACGGCACGTTCCCGAACCACGAGGCCAACCCGATCGACCCCGCCAACCTCGTCGACCTGCAGGCGGCCGTCCGCGAGCACGGCGCCGACCTCGGCCTGGCCTTCGACGGCGACGCCGACCGCTGCTTCGTCGTCGACGAGCGAGGCGAACCGGTCTCGCCGTCGGCGCTGACCGCGCTGATCGCCGTCCGCGAGTTGCAGCGGGTGCCGGGCTCGCGCGTCGTGCACAACCTCATCACCTCCAAGGCGGTGCCCGAGATCATCGCCGAGCACGGCGGCACCCCGGTGCGCACCCGCGTCGGCCACTCGCTGATCAAGCAGACGATGGCCGAGTCCGGCGCCGTCTTCGGCGGCGAGCACTCCGGCCACTTCTACTTCCGCGACTTCTGGCGGGCCGACTCCGGCATGCTGGCGGCGCTGCACACGCTGGCCGCGCTCGGCTCCGACGACGCCGGCCGCCCGCTGTCGCAGCTGCTCGCGCCGTACGAGCGCTACGTCGCGTCCGGCGAGATCAACAGCACCGTCGACGACGCCGAGGCGGTCGCCGCGCGGGTCGAGGAGGCGTTCGGCAAGGCGCCCGACGTCGTCACCGACCGCCTCGACGGCCTCACCGTCGAGTTCACCGGCACACCGATGTGGTGGTTCAACCTGCGCCCGTCCAACACCGAGCCGCTGCTGCGGCTCAACGTCGAGGGCGCCGACCGCGCCGTCATGGAACGGGTGCGCGACGACGTCCTGCGGGTGGTCCGCGGGCCAGGGGAGGGGGCCGCGTGA